A region of the Anolis sagrei isolate rAnoSag1 chromosome 4, rAnoSag1.mat, whole genome shotgun sequence genome:
gtgggctggtccatgaggtcaagaagagtcggaagcgactgaacgaacaaACAACAAACAGTGCAACCTATTTAGAAGACATATTGCCCCTCCTGGGGTGTGTGGGGTGTATTAGCCCAGGGGCTAAAAAAAACCACTTCGTGAGTTTTGTTCAAAGTttctcatataataataataatataataggtaaaaggtaaaggtttcccctggcattaagtctgactctaggggttggtgctcatctccatttctgagccgaagagttccccagcggtacctattgatccattcacatttgcatgttttcgaattgctagcttggcagaagctggagctaacagcgggagctccttGGAttccagcctttcagtcagcaaggtttaacccactgcactaccgggggctccatctatataaataaacatgtaatgttagtttgtgggattaatataactcaaaaaccactggacgaattgacacgaaatttggacactacacccgacttaaaaaccccaaaaagctaaatgacgatccAACTCATGTTCAAAAATGATATCTCCCACTCAGTATCCCCTAGACCAgaccctttaggggaggaggatgctccaaaagcttgcttcttggatttctttgagagcaccccaatccatacatatttcctatACCTGGACGGCAACtaccagcaatcctccagatagataagaaagATAAAtcatatagagatagatagtaggtagatagatcaatcaggaggattgctgggagttacagtccaagaataggtagagaaggaaaaaaggagagaaagaaaaaggagaggcaggaataaaagaggtagaaaaggaaggaagggaggaaggaaggaaggatagaaagaaaaagggaggggaaggaatagaagagatagagaaggaaggaaggaaggaaggaaggagagaaaaaaggagagaaagaaaaagggaggggaaggaataggtagagaagggaggaaagaaggaaggaaggaaagaaagagagaaggaaagaaaaaatggaaggaaagagagaaagaaggagggaaggaaggagagaaagaaaggagagaaagaaaaggggaggggaaggaatagaagaggtagagaaggaagggaggaaggaaggaaataaaaagggagggaaggaaggaaggaaagagcctccctctttccttccttccttccctacctattctaggaaggaaggaaggagagaaagaaaggagagaaagaaaaagggaggggaaggaatagatgaggtagagaaggaaggaaagagaaggaaagaaaaaagggaaggaaggaaagagggagggaaggaaggagagaaagaaaagggaggggaaggaataaaagaggtagagaaggaaggaagaaaagaaacagaaggaaataaaaaagggaaggaaggagagaaagaaaagaaaaaaagaaaaatggaggggaaggaataaaagaggtagagaaggaaggaaggaaagaaagagagaaggaaagaaaaaaaggaagggaaggaaggagagaaggaaaggagtgaaacggagggaaggctggccacagcaatgcgtggcgggtacagttaGTATAAtactaaaatgttatttattactCGCTTTTCCAGTGCACACTATGGGAAGGGAAGGGTTGTCACACTGTTTAATATTTGCTTGGGGGAGCGGCGAGGGGCTTCTTTGAAAAGGTGCCACTCACCCTCCTTCCAACCCATTCACACGTGTGTTACTCCCCTCCCTTCGCTTCAGGTTTTTGAAGCCACCCTTTGTAGTCTATTCGGCTACTTTTCCATCCGGGAAAAGTTTGCCAAATTGGTCTTTtcacgaagggggggggggcggcgaaGGTGGCCACAacccccttccctttttcctctctctcccggCTGCGCTTTCTCTTGAATGTCAGAACAGTAACGCATCCATCCTGACGCGCTGAAATATTCATAGAGAATCCAACGATTCGCTCTCCTCGCCAGCGGAGGAGCTCGGAGTTAAAACGGGAGTTTAAAACGTCAAATGTTCCATGTGAATCAATTGCTTTGCACACATTAAAGAGGGGCGGCGGAGGGAGGGGGGTGGGCTTCCAAAGAGCCTCCAGGGGGACAGCAGGGCTTCCCCGGTGGCTTCACGTCCCAACAACTTAATTTCCAAAGACAACCAACGCTTCTCCCGTCTACCGTTCCTTTTGCCTCTCACCCTCCGCCTTTGAATACTGTAAATGGGCAATTGGAGCGCTGTCATCACCTCGGCTATCATGGAAGGCAGGCCTGATTCATGCAACAGGGTCCTATGCAGATATTTTCCCTGGTAACTAAGTATCACCTCACTGACCCCATTTGTGTTTTCCTATTTACTGATCCGATGACTCCTGGAATGAATCGTGGCCAAACACAAGCGGCAATTGTGTCTAGCCAAAAACATTCAGTGTGGGTGGCTTCTGAGGGAGCAAGATAGTTTGCTCAAGAAGCACCTTCTCTTGGGTGATTAATACAGAACCTATTTCCATCTTGACAACAGAGAAAGctgcaaaacatgatgttttcccAAGAAGCCTCAAGAGACACTAGATTGTTTAGTGCAGCTTCTCATGGCTGGCATCTCCATCCTCAGTGTCAACAACCTGACATCTTGGATCTTCTCCAAGGGCAAATTCTCCTAAAGACTCCTGTTGGTTCTCCTCTTTCGACCTGTACTCCGGTTTTAATTTGTGTCAGGGAGcggcttgagaaattgcaagtcgcttctggtatgggAGAATTactcatctgcaaggacattgctcaggggacgcagGGATGTTTTGATGATATTTTTACGattcttgtgagaggcttctctcatgtccccgcatggggagctggagctgacagagggagctcatgcgcgctctccccggattcgaacctgcgacctgtagtcttcagtcctgtgggcacaaagtttaacccattgctccacagaGGCGCCTactgctgttttatgctgtttaaatttgttattgttttgtttttaattgtattttgtcttGGGCTTGGTGCCATGTAGGCCTCCCCGAAGAGAGGTGGAGACCGGGTAGaaaaatatagtagtagtagtagtacttcttctccttctctttctttctttctttctttctttttccccttccccttcttcttcttcttccttcttcttctttccccccttttcctcttcctcttctttttctttcttcttcctctttttcctcttcttcttctttcccccttttcctcttctccttctttcttcttcctctttttcctcttcttcttcttcttcttcttcaatacTCTGGTGTCCAACAGCTTTTCAAGGTTGGGTTACAAAACGTCTTCCTGTGTCTTCAGCTTTCTTGGAGAGATGTCTTCGCTGAAAGTGACTCGCCTAAGGTTTCCACAGCAGAGCCCAttcgaaccctagtctccagagtcaaaaTTACCTGCATTTATTGATAAATACTGTACCTCTCCaggaatgttgatgggcaggaagagatttaaagatgggctcaaagccaaccttaaaaactctggcataggtaCCGAGAACTGGGTAGCcccggcccttgagcgctccagctggaggtcagctgtgaccagcagtgctgtagaatttgaagaggcacaaatggagggagaaagagagagacatgcCAAGGGggaccacctggaaaccaatgccctaactgcgggagaacatgatgATCAAGTATAGGGCACAGTCACTTATGTGAGTAGACTGACATAGACAACCCTGCTCGGACaaggagggatcacctaagtaagtactgtACCTCTGTTGTAGCCACCAGTTCAATACCAACTTACCAGGATCAACTCAACTCGACTTACCTCTCAATAGGCCTACTAGAAAGAAGTGTTTTTCAAGCACCTATAATTGATGTTGGATGAAGTGACCCACCCCAACGAatgcttctttctccttcttcagaAGCGCTTTGGAGGCGGAATGCCACCAGACCACAAACCCGAGGCCAACCTCTGCGAGACAAACCATTTATTCGGAGTGAACATAACCTTTTTTTACGACATAGCTCATTTGGCCAAGTTCAAATGCCGTGTTTGTTCGTGTGCGTGCGCGCGAGGGTGCCAAAAGTCGGTGGAAGAAGtgcggttttgttttgtttttctgtttggaATGGGAACAAtggggaaaagggggagaaaagaaaagcccgaggaggaggaaagtcttgttgttgctgttgttttggaGGAGAGGAGACAACATAAATTTGGCATGCCACAAATCAATAAAGAAAAGCAGGTCCCAACACCCTCCTCTCCCTTTAGGACGCGGAATCCGAATGTGGCGCCTTGTAAACAACTTGCCCAAAGTAAACCGGAAGTGGGCGCCTGCTCTCAAGGAGGACCGTGCTCTGGACTTAAATAACAGTGAAGACGTTGATCCCTTaagccaagtgtgtgtgtgtggggaaagGAAGTCTCTTTTATCTTTCTGTCCTCAAACGTGGCCACTGGAAAAAAGGTCTCTAGTTGGAAGCCAAGTTTGTGTTGATCCCCCTATCTCCCCGTACCCCATCATCCcgaagaggaagtggaggaagaggaggcggtcCGTTAGGAGCAGAACATCTTGCTGCCGGCTTTGGGGAAGGCCAGGAAGTCCTTGCCGGGGTCCTGGGGCCCCGCCAGGCCCTTGAgcacggcggcggcggcggcggagcgCCCCAAGGCCCCGCTCTCCAGGAGGGCGCCCTTGGAGGTGGCCCAAGACACGGCGGTGTTGCTCAAGGCCTGGTTCAAAGTACTGTGCCGGAAGAGCGGGTCGTGGAAGACGCCGTCCACCCAGTTCCTGAGGTTGGCCACGGGGGAGTCCTTGGGGGGCGGAGGGGCAGCGGGGCCGgccgaagaggaagaggaggacgaggaggaggaggaggacgaggaagaGGGCGCCCCCTGCTGGCGCTTCAGCATGCAGGAGGGGAACTCCGCCTGGTTGAGCGAGGTGGCCGTGTGCGCCAGGGACCAGATGCGCGGCTTGCTGCCCGGCTCCAGGAGCTGCTGCTGGTAGCACGGCTTGGCCTCGCAGCTCTCGGCGGGGTCCTTGAGGCAGCCCTTGGCCCCGGCGCCCAGGGAGGAGGGGGGCTCCTTGCAAGGCTCCGCCACGGGCCCGAAAGGAGGAGGCGCCTTCAGCTCGCCCTCGGAGCCCTCCGACTCCAGAGGGTCGTAGTCGTCCAGGTCGCTCAGGCCCAGCTCCTTGTCCTCCTTGCTCCCGGGGTCTGcggagggaatgaatgaatgcacttACTGAATGCACGCAATTAGCTCACTAGTAGTCATTCATATTAACCGACTGGATCTACCCTTCTCATCTATCTatattctatctatataaataaaatgttatgttagtttgtaggattaacagaactcaaaaaccactggatgaattggcaccaaatttggacacgatacacccaacagcccaatgtatgtccttcactcaaaaaaatgattttgtcatttgggagttgtagttgctgggttttggagttgtagctcacctacatccagaggtcactgtggactcaaacaataatggatctggaccattacacgaatactcaatatgcccaaatgtgaaaactggtggagtttgggggaaataaaatcttgacatttgggagttgtagttgctgggctttagagttcacctacaatcaaagagcattctgaaccccaccaacgatggaattgaaccaaacttggcactcagaactcccatgaccaacagaaaatactggaagggtttgatgggcagtgtcctttggttttggagttgtagctcacctacatcccgagatcactgtggactcaaacaataatggatctggaccaaactctacacgaatactcaatatgcccaaatgtgaaaactggtggggtttggggaaaatagaatcttgacatttgggagttgtagttgctgggatttatagttcacctacaatcacagagcattctgaaccccaccaacgataaaattgggccaaacctcccacacagaacccccatgtgggccacagcaacgcgtggcaggggacgactagtctatataaataaaaatgtactgttagtttgtgggattaacatgactcaaaaaccactggacaaattgacacctaatttggacacaatacacctatcacgcCAACAAGtcactatcactcataaaaacactgaaaaacacagtggaaaaaacttaaaaagccaaaaaaaagcaaaaagatgataCAGCACATGTGTAAAAacgactcccccagcaaacaaaacacacaatagcatctctacactctcttctggactacagctcctaggatCCTCTAGAcaaggccttttaggagaggaagatgatCCAAATGAATTGCTTCCaaactgcaagctttcttctccttggatttctttgtggacatcccaatccctgcatatttccaatttccttttcctggactgcaactcccagtaatcctccagatagataaaatagattacattaggtaggtagatagattgatctgggagttgcagtccaagagaagggagaaaggggagaaagtggaagggaagagaaggaaggagagaatgaaagaaaaaaagggaaagaggaaaggaaggaaagaaagaaaggagagaaaggcgaagggaaagaaaagagagagggggaaggtaagaggaagggaaggaaaaaggagagaaggaaaggagagaaagatggagggaaggttggccacagcaacgcatagcgGGTACTGCTAGTTCTTAACAGACCCTATTTTCACATTGGCACGGGAGAAGATTGCAAGCTATCGCGCACTGTCTTCCAAGAGTCTTGGTGACTGCAGAGacctaactgcattatatgcctaGACTGATCTGTTTGATCTGCATTCTATGCTCAGAACAGACCCAGTTCAAACTGCCTTACATCATCATAGCCCAATATGAGTCGAGATCTAataaatgatagaatcatagagttgaaagagacctcatgggccatccagtccaaccccctgccaagaagcaggaaaattgcattcaaaacacctccaacagatggccatccagcctctgtttaaaagcctccaaagaaggagcctctaccacatgggtgtaaaccaggcatgggcaaacttcggccctccagttgttttggactttaacttccacaattcctaacagctgtttatatccaaaacacctggagggccgaagtttgcccatgcctggtctacattgaccatataatccaattcgaaCTGCATTGTTTGACATTGTAGGTCCAGCCTTTGGGTACATCTGATTGACAACCATTTGAGATGAGTGCCACCTCGGGAGTAAATCCGACTTTAATGCCAAGCAAACAGTCAGAAaagccagaatcatagaatcatagagttggaagagacctcatgggccatccagtccaaccccctgccaagaagccgggaaattgcattcaaagcatccccaacagagggccatccagcctctgtttaaaagcttccaaagaaggagcctccaccacactctggggcagagagttccactgatgaacagctctcacagtcaggaagttcttcctaatgttcagatggaatctcctttcttggagtttgaagccattgttccattcctcctagtctccagggaagcagaaaacaagcttgctgcctcctccctatgacttcctctcaggtatttatacacggctatcgtgtctcctctcagtcttctcttcttcaggctaaacatgcccagctccttaagccgctcctcatagggcttattctcccgacccttgatcattttagtcaccatcctctggacttatccatttacactgccattataatgcatgttgaactggattatatggcagactcatataatccagtttcttatggttcaatctgcattatatgagtctacactgaactTTCTGCCCTGCTTCCTTCACACTTCAAGTCAGTAaggctgcagaatgaatgcagtttgatactacttgaactgccatagctcagtgctatggaatgctaTGGGCTAAAAGCTAaaagccttgccaaactacaactcctatgatgcCATCCTATTGAGGCATAGCAGTCAATCTGAGATGACTATGTTGTTCAGCCATAAGATGCACCTATTGAGTTTACTTGACAATATTCGTCCAggggaggctgagagagtgtcgctcatccaaggtcacccagtgggttttcatgactgacAGGATGCCAAGAAGTCCTAGTCGAAGACTCAAAGACTAGTGCATTTACTTAAAGGGGACCCAAGGCAAGACACAGCTCTGCACATCTCAAGGCTTACTTTCAACTCTAGTCTTGGTGAACTGAAGGAGAAACTGAGAGACGACTCATGCTTTCACCCGAGGAGAGAAGGACTTGGGGGACCTACCTGCCATCTTCTCGCTCttgaggcctcctcctccttggccctccccgtcgtcctcctcctcttcctcctcctcgtaggGCCGCTTCTCGTCGGCGCACTTGTTCCTCGGAGGCCAGGTCATCTTGTTCTCCTTCTTGAGGCGGCGGCGGGCGTTGGCGAACCAGGTGGAGACCTGGGTGAGGGTCATCTTGGTGATGATGGCCAGCATGATCTTCTCGCCTTTGGTCGGGTAGGGGTTCTTGCGGTGCTCCTGCAGCCAGGCCTTCAAGGTGCTGGTCGTCTCTCGGGTGGCGTTCTTCCTCCGGGTGCTGCCGTCCATGGTGCCGTATCTACAAGAACCAGAGGCGTTATCAATACATCCACGGCTGGGAGGTGTTGCCTTTTggagactacaaatcccagaatcctctagAGGTCTTcaaagaatgcatctacactctgGAATGAATGCAGATGAGCAGGGTacaccacttaaactgctttGGCTCATtggtatggaatcatgtgagCTATAGCTTGTCGAGGAACCAGGGCAGAGAAGattcaaggccttgtaaaactacaactctcataattccctTGAATTCCCAGGGAATTCAAGTGGTTTCCAACTGCATTCTGTCTATAATATAGAAGACATGCTTATAGTTGGGGTTGCATTCCTCTGCACACttattgggggcccttccacacagccctatatcctagaatatcattatctgagtgtggactcagataacccagttcaaaaccgatattgtgggattttctgccttgatattctggaatatcggactgagtggaagggcccaacTATGGGTACCCCTATACTACCAAACAgatgccatatacaatccagattatctgctttgaactggattatatggcagtgtggactcagataatccagttcaaagcagatattgtgggattttctgccttgatattctgggatataggactgagtggaagggcccaacTAAAGGTACCTCTATACTATCAAAAGgataccatataaaatccagattatctgctttgaattggattatatggcagtgtggactcagataatccagttcgaagcagatattgtgggattttctgccttgatattctgggatataggactgagtggaagggcccaacTAAGGGTACTCCTATACTAGCAAAAAAGATGCCAtataagtagataatctgaataatttgctttgataatctggattatatggcaatgtaaaagtGGCCTaagtattatttttgtatttttaagtaCTCTGTTCTTTTttgaggggcggggggggggggggtagggttagagttagggttagggatttCCCCAACAGAATCGCCATGGCTCCAtgatgtggaatcctgggatttgtagtttgttgaagcacCAAAGCTCTTTTGGCAGAgcgggagaaaggaaggaaaggaactacaactcccagatgctAGAGCACTGAGGCAGggctgaagtggtgccaaactacagcACAGACACACCCTTAGTTCCCAAAAATGTAGACTGGGATTTAGGCCCCATCTgtattgtcatataatgcagtttgactgcattgaactccatgatccgccctgagtccctttggaggagatagagtggaatataaatgaagttttatattattattgttgttgttgttgttgttgttgttgttatatgatacgaggctatattgccatataatgcagctcaatgcagttaaactgcgtTTTATGGCAGGGCCTTGGTTCACAATGTATTTGGACTAAAAACGCTCTAAAAAGGGCTCTAAAACTGGCAAAGGATGCAGACAGATGCCCTCCACGTTTCCTCAGAAGTAAGACATCTCTGGGGTTTGCCCAGGAAAAGAGCACAGTGTGGGAGGCTTAAGGAGCATCCGTGTTCATCTTGAACAGTGTTCAGTGAAGCTGACTTATTGTCACAGTCGGCTTGTGTGCATCCTATTGCAAGAGGTGTTCCCTTTTGCAAGATGGGAACCTCGAGGGAAAATACAGCCTCTCCCCCATAGAACACACCCAAGCAAGCTCGTTAATAAACATATAGATTTCTATGATTAATAGTACATTTCTCACCTAGCCTTTTCTTCTAGAGTTTTTTAAACGCACAAGACATTGGGCTACACCTGAATATTTAATGCACATCATCCAAGGAAAGGTCAGCAACACCCACCGGGCTTAAAAGGCTGGAATAGTGTAAGCGGGATTCTTGGCTTTACAAAATAACATCACTCCAAAGCATTTTTTCAACATGATGGGTGAGAATGGAAGGAATAAAAGCAGGCAGAAtagtgggatgtgtagtttggtgaagcacagcAGTATTATTGGGCAAAGAAAAGGCTACAGAACTTCAAACTCCAAGcaaggacattaggaagaacttcctgactgtgagaaccgttcagcagtggaactctctgccccggagtgtggtggaggctccttctttggaagcttttcgacagaggctggatggccatctgtcgggggtgctttgaatgcactttccctgcttcttggcagggggttggactggatggcccatgaggtctcttccaactctatgattctaacttgcAAAACCAAAAGCTCTcagtattccacagcattgagccatggcttttCAAGTGGTGTGAAACCacattcattttgcagtgtagacgcaccccaaCTCTCTTGCTCAAGCTGCCAAGAGGATCCTTTAAAATTACTAAATGGTTGGCAAAAAAAATGCCGAGTTAAAACCGGGATCGAGTCGCTTCCAGACGCTCAGCACTCTACCAACCAGGGAATGCCTTGTCTCTTCCTTCGGTTGCCAATCAATCACAGTGGCGCATGCGCGTTGGGCGTCTCTATGCAATTAAGACAGAGCCGCTGGGGTTTTCTGCGGGGGAGTCGTTGAAAGGAAGGGAAGTGATACAGCATAGACCACTGCAGCAGAAGGCGCATGCGCAGGGAAAGGTCCCATTGACTTGGCCTACTGCTCTCTTAAGGGCATTCATTCCCCAACCTGAAATGATGGTCACtcccccagtggttctcaacctggggtccccagatgtttttggcctacaactcccagaaatcccagccagtttaccagctgctaggatttctgggagttgaaggccaaaaaaatctggagaccccacgttgagaaccactgataaaaAGCTTGGATCCATGGAACCAATttcttattttaattactttCAGAAACATTATAGCCCAGAGGTCCTCAACCTAAGGCCCGAGAGCTAAATAgggccctccatggtcatttatccggcccttgctcagggtcaacctaagtcttgaaagcacacaacaataacaacaatcctatcccatcagccaaaagcaggcccacacttaccattgaaatactttatacttgttagaattgttcttcattttaattattgtattatttttatgtgttttttttgcactgcaaataagatatgtgcagtgtgcataggaattcattcatgtttttttcaaattataatccaaactccaacagtttgagggtctgtgacctaGCTCTctatttgaaaagtttgaggacccctgttatagcCGGTGAATTGACAAGTTGGGAAAGTTACACGACCCGGAAGTGGGCGGGAACCATTTAAAAAGGCAACTTTTCCAGTCTATGGGCCAGAAAGCAAACCCTGCTGATGGATCAAAGGCTGGTGGAGGGAAGTTCCACCCTTGCGGTTCCAGGAGGTGTAAACAAGCCCTGTATCAGTGCAAACACCCCCGACACAACATGTTATTGCCACTTCTGGGGTGTGTGGGGGTGTGGAATAATCTCTGTCCAAACCACTGACAGTTTGGTAATTGATTTTACTGACAATTCGACTGCTTGTGGCTTTACACAAGCAGTATTCTACTCCCATTCAGATCCTGTCCATCTCGACTGCACACTTTTATCTTCTTCAGCCACGTTGCGTGATCATTGTGCTTCTTTCAAGGCATGCCCAGATGCACAAAGCCAGGGGTgtatctacatcaggcatgagcaaacttctgccctccaggtgttttggacttcaacttccacaattcctaactgcctaccAGCCCGTGCCTACTCTAGATGCTTAGGATTTCagattaaacatgagccaacaatgagatgctgcggcaaaagaagccaatgggagtttggcctgcatcaataggagtatag
Encoded here:
- the IRX4 gene encoding iroquois-class homeodomain protein IRX-4, encoding MSYPQFGYPYSSAPQFLMTTNSLTTCCETSGRSLTDSAAAAASAQAPVYCPVYESRLLATARHELNSAAALGVYGNPYANSQGYGNYVTYGTEASAFYSLNSFDSKEGGGSAHAGITQAAAYYPYDHTLSQYQYDRYGTMDGSTRRKNATRETTSTLKAWLQEHRKNPYPTKGEKIMLAIITKMTLTQVSTWFANARRRLKKENKMTWPPRNKCADEKRPYEEEEEEEDDGEGQGGGGLKSEKMADPGSKEDKELGLSDLDDYDPLESEGSEGELKAPPPFGPVAEPCKEPPSSLGAGAKGCLKDPAESCEAKPCYQQQLLEPGSKPRIWSLAHTATSLNQAEFPSCMLKRQQGAPSSSSSSSSSSSSSSSAGPAAPPPPKDSPVANLRNWVDGVFHDPLFRHSTLNQALSNTAVSWATSKGALLESGALGRSAAAAAVLKGLAGPQDPGKDFLAFPKAGSKMFCS